Below is a window of 'Nostoc azollae' 0708 DNA.
TAATAGAATGAGAGCGCAAATAAGTATTATTCAACTGATCGTAAAATTTTGTCATCAGCGCCAAAGAACCTTGATCACTCACATACCACAAACTACCCAAAACAGTTTTTACCCCTGCTTGCACAGCCAAACCCGAAAATACTAATTCTGCCTCATCACTACCCACAGCAGTTTTAAAGGCACTCAAAACCAACATTTCTACTTTAGGTTCTTCACTCAATCCTAATTCCTGAGATGAAGACGGAGCCGCTTTTCTATTTTCTAATACTAAGGTTAATTTTTGGGGTTTAAATAGCTTTTATCCAGTATATTTAGGTTCTATTTGCAAGCTATTTGCACCAACAGAATCCACTTTTCGATCCTTATCTGTTCCAGGAATTTGACTTAAGTAATTAGCAGGAATTTCTCATACTGTAGAAGTTTCATGATTGATAGATTCTTGGTTAAGAATAATACCAGACTCATTGAAAGCATTTGACTTTAAAGAATGATTTGGGGTAACTTGATGTTCATAGATAATTTTGCTATGTACATGATTATGATTTTCTAAGGGACAATAAGTGCCTAGGCAGTAGCTAATAATACCCTTAAGGCAAGATACTCTTAATCAAGAAATATCTAGTGGGAATATCAATCTTCTAGTTTGAAACTACCCAGAAAGTTTATCCTGCCAAGATTTAATAATTATTGATACATGACAGTGATAGGATAGTTAGCATACACTATTTGAAGTATTTTTTGATATACTATAAAAGTATATTTACTTATGAGCCAGCCGACAAACTTACTCATTAATAGAGGAATTCAGACCCAAATGTAGACTTTTTTAGGCAAATATGAAAGTACTTATAAAGTAAGTATTAAGTAGGCTGTATTACAGCTATGTAAAGATTTGAGGATTTGAGAGAGTGAGGATTAGCCGTAACGCACCGAGAAATAAACAACCTATTCCAAATTTGAGAAATCCGGTTTACAGTGTATTCATTTTGAATTTAGAATTTGCGTTGGTACTAACGGGACATAAACAAAAATCAACGCCAAATGTAGCCCAAACTGTCTCGATAAGAAGGAAACACGTCCAGATTCCAGTTGAACCAATCAATAAATAGAAAAGATATGGCTGTTCTCAACCCTTCTAAAGCTGCAGTAAAAGTATTCAAAGGTTTCTTAGCCCACCTTGGTCTTAATCCTCCAGTCCACTGATGGCAAAGAATAAAAGTGTAGGCACAGCAAACCAAAATAAAATGGCGCAGTCAACTGCTATTATCTCCAACTTGATATTCGTTGAGTCCTAACCATCCCTTGGCTTCCCTGTAAACAACTTCTACCCAATTTCTTTGAGAATATGTATCAACTATCCGTTGGGGTGTGACAATTGATGAAGAAATATTGGTAATAAAGTAGCCAATATCAGTGGCTTGAGAGAAAGTAGAACCGTTGATGACTATAGCAATATTGCCATTTCCAGTTAAGGCTGATATTTCTACTTCTTTAGTTACTACCCATAATGTTTTGGGTTTATCTAACTCCAGTTGAATTTCTGTAAAAGCCTCTTGGGGTAAACTTTGTGCTAGTTCATCTAACCTAATTATTTGTGGACTATCCTCTTGGTCACTGGCAAGGACTTTGGGATTTTTAGCTAGTCCTCCTCAATACTTTCAATGCCGATTTTCTATCTTAAATAAGAAAGATATATTGTGTCCATATCCAGGATCTATAATTACTATTCCTGGTTGATAACCACGGCTTAAGGTCAGATGTATTAATTTAATTCCTAACTCAGGTTTCTTCTTTCTTCTCAAATAGAGGGTCTTGTTTCCCTTTGGGTAAAGAATCACCGTGGTGATCTAACTCTATATCTAATGGTAAGCTTTTACTGCCATCATATAGATGTGTTGTTACTACTACTATCCCATTATCCCTTTTCCCAATTTCTCCAATATATATATTTTCTTCCTACTCCATCCCTAAAATTCCCGCTTTTTCTATGGACGGAATCATCAATTATTAAGCTAAATCCTCTGGTGATTCTCCTCTGACTACACTTTTTCATAATCTCTAACCGACGGTCATTGACTTGGGAACTGGACCAAGGTGCTGCAGTTAAAACGTGGTGTTATCGGTGGTAGTTCACCCCTAGGGCATTCTGTGCCATCTTAAATAGGTTTTTTCTCTCACTTTCACCCAATAATCCCCCTAAATAATGTCTAAACTCCTTTTTTGCGCCTTATGAGTAAGTACATCATCAAACCTTTAACACCATCTTTCAAACCATGGTGCCCATTACTGGGGCAAACGTGAAAGCTACACCAAAACCGCACTATACTCCTTTTTACTCTTAACTTTTATTTAAGTCCCGCTAATCATTCGTAGCGGATTAAACAGCAAACGCTTTATTATCAAGTAAGGAATCTAGGACTTCTGTGTAGACTGTAGACCCCTAAGAGGGGAGGGATGGGGTACCCAATTCTGATAAATAAACCTCAGAGAGTCACAAAGCCTGGGGTATTATTAGCATCTAGGGTGGGATAATGTCGTTCTTTTATAACCAACTCAATCAGTCCAATTGCCTGATTGAGTTGGTTATATACTAGTAGCAATCTTTTATATATAATTAGTAATTATGCTGACTAGCGTTGATCGTTTGTTATTTGTCCGACGTGTTCCTATTTTTAATGAATTGCGAGATGATTTTGTAGTCCGACTAGCTTCAGTGATGAATGAGTTATCATATCCTACAAATCACAGTATCTTTAAACAAGGAGAAGAGGGGCGCTCGCTCTATATTATTGTATCCGGTCGAGTGGAAGTCCATATTGGGGATACCAAATTAGCAGAAGTAGATCCAGGAAAATACTTTGGTGAAATGGCTGTATTTGATACTCAGCCTCGTTCGGCTTCTGTCACTACTTTAGAACCTTGTGATTGTTTGGAACTCACTCAAGAGCAACTTTATGATGCGATTGAAGAAACTCCAGAAATTGCTGTAAATATTATTCGTGAACTATCTCGGATCATTCGCAGACTGAATGAAAATATTAGTCATTAGTCACTTAGTCATTCAATTTTGGATTTTGGATTTTGGATTGATTACACGCATAAATCTAGGGTTTGTTACTATTAAGGAATTAAAGGAATTCTAGGTTATATTCAGATGAGGCTAATTACTTATAATTAACTTTTTCCTGTTATCTCGACTCTATTCCCTATTCCCTCCTATATTTGAGACATTGTTGCAGAAAATTTTGGGGAATTTCTAAACTTTTTCCCCAGTGTTGATGGATGTATGAAGCATTAACATTAGGTAAATTCCAACCTTCAAATCCTGTATTTTCATCACAGTCAAAGCGATAGGTATCAAATAATGGTCGTTGAGGATCAGTAATTACATGGGAACGATGAAATTCATGTCCATAAACATTTGTTCCAACATCAAATAAGAAACTATCTTCTAAAGCTACTGCACGACGATATCCTAAAGTTAACTTTTTATCCATTTGTGCAGATGTGGGTAATATTCCTACCATTGACCAAGATTTATCTTCAAAATCAATAATTTCCTCACATAAATACATTAAACCACCACATTCAGCAATTGTCGGTATTCCTGCACAAATAGCTGTTTTAACTGATTTTAAAATTTCCGTGTTTGCAGCTAATTCTGATGCAAATACTTCAGGAAATCCACCACCGAAATAAATTCCTTGAATATCTCTTGGCAATTCTGTATCTTTTAAAGGACTCCAAAATATTAATTCTGCACCTAATTTTTCTAATATATCTAAGTTATCTTGATAGTAGAAATTAAAGGCTTTATCTCTTGCAACGGCAATCTTAACACAAGATGGGTAAATAGGGAGATAGGAAGGTGAGAAGGTGGGGAAATAGGGAGACTTGAGGAGGGGTAATAGTTGTTCCCAATCAAAGCAAGTATCACCTAAATCTGCAAGACGATTAATAATACTATCTAATTCTGGTAATTCTGCGGTGGGGATTAATCCCAGATGACGATCAGGAATAGTAATACTATCTTGTCTTCTGAGTACACCCAGGATGGGGATTTGTAGAGGTGCTAGGGAATTTTTCAATAATGATAAATGCCGATCACTTCCCACACGATTCAATACTAGTCCGGCGATTTTAATTCTACTATCTAATGAACAATAACCATGTGCGAGCGCAGCGACTGAACTAGACAACCGACTACAATCAATTACCAATACCACTGGTATATCTAATAATTTAGCTATATGTGCTGTACTGGCAAATGTCATGTCGTCGCCTTTATTTGAAGATTGACGACTGATGACTGACGATTGACCAACACCATCAAATAAACCCATAACTCCCTCAACTAATGCATATTCACATTTTAGGGAATGATAGTGAAAACATTCCTGTACATAACTTTCTGAAGTCAATACAGTATCTAGGTTTCGACAAGGACGACCTGTAACATATTGATGGAACATCGGATCAATATAATCTGGTCCGACTTTAAAAGATTGTATTGTGACTCCACGATGGCATAATGAGGCTAAAAGTGTGAGCGTTACAGTTGTTTTACCAACACCGCTACGTTCTCCAGCAATAATTATTGACATAAATAGTACCAATTTTAAATTGTTCATAATATCCATTCGGAAGAGCGATCGCCCAAATCTAGAGGTATACTAACAGCCTTACCCAGTCGGGGACGCTCTTTTGTTTGAGTAATAAAAGTTTGTACTTGTATTGTTCCTCCCAAAGCATTGAGATAATTAGTAATGCTATCAAGATGCTCTTGGTATTGAGATTCGCTTAAAGGGAATGAAGCTTGTTCAAGATATTTCCACATCACTTGCAGAAATATTTTCCCCTGAGTCCTGCGTAATTGGACATCATAAGAGTATCCCCACTTATCAATTAACAGTTGACGAAATTCCTGTCCTATCATATAAATTTTGGATTTTGGATTTGAGATTAGCAATCATATGCTGAGACGGTTTTTTCGCTGTGAAACATTACAGCCCATATCCTTCTGGGATCATGGCTGTTCTCAATTAGATTTTACATTTAGTTATGATGTTAAGTTCCGTAACTCCAGTATGATAAGCATATAAAGAAATGTAATGCTAACAGAAAAGATGCTAAAGATATCTTGGAACAAAGAATTGTGGCATCGCTGATGGCCTTAGTATTTCGATTCAGACAAGGGTAGCTAAAGTGCTGGTACTCTTGTCAAGGTGCTTAACAAATTACACAAAGAGCGCGTAGATTATGGCTCAACTTTCCGAATCAATGGACGTGCCTGATATGGGTCGTCGTCAGTTCATGAACCTGCTCACTTTTGGTACTGTCACTGGAGTGGCGCTAGGTGCATTGTACCCTGTAATTAAGTACTTTATCCCTCCAGCCAGCGGTGGTGCTGGTGGTGGTGTGACAGCAAAAGATGAACTGGGTAAAGATGTTAGTGTTAGTCAATTCTTAGAAAGCCATAATGTAGGCGATCGCACCTTGGTACAAGGACTAAAGGGAGATCCTACATATATTGTGGTAGAGAGTAAAGAAGCGATCACAGACTATGGCATTAATGCTATCTGCACCCACTTAGGTTGTGTAGTGCCTTGGAACGTAGCAGAGAACAAGTTTAAATGTCCTTGTCACGGTTCCCAGTACGATGCTACTGGTAAAGTTGTCCGCGGACCTGCACCCAAGTCCTTAGCTTTGGCTCATGCCAAAACACACAGCGACAAAATCGTTTTAACCCCTTGGACAGAAACAGACTTCCGCACCGGTGAAGAACCTTGGTGGAGTTAATCGAGGGCTGAGTGTAGAGTCGTGAGTTATTAGTCTTGAGTCAACTCTTGACAACTGACCAATAACAACTGACCAATTATAACTGACAACTGACCACTGACTAATGACTTTATAGAGATGAGAAACGCCTGTACACCAGCGAGGTTAACTCGCACTGCTAAAGTGATCTTAAACACATTAGTTATAGCTATCGCCACCGTGACCTTTTTCTTCACCAGCGATCTAGCCCTACCCCAAACTGCTTCTGCTTATCCCTTCTGGGCGCAGGCAACCTATCCTGAAACCCCCCGTGAACCCACAGGAAGGATTGTTTGTGCTAACTGTCACTTAGCACCAAAAGACACACAACTAGAAGTACCTCAATCAGTATTACCTGACACTGTATTTAAAGCCGTTGTCAAAATCCCCTACGATACCAACGTACAGCAAGTAGGTGCTGATGGTTCCAAAGTCAGCTTAAACGTCGGTGCTGTACTGATGTTACCCGACGGCTTCAAGATTGCACCAGAAGACCGGATTCCTGAAGAAATGAAGGACGAACTAGGTGATATTTACTTCCAACCCTACAGTGAAGACAAAGAAAATATCGTCATTGTTGGCCCCTTACCAGGCAAAGAATATCAGGAAATCGTCTTCCCTGTTCTTTCACCCAACCCTGCTACCGACAGCAATATCCACTTTGGCAAATATTCTGTTCATGTAGGTGGTAACAGAGGACGTGGACAAGTTTACCCCACAGGTGAAAAGAGCAACAACAACATTTACAACGCTTCTGCTGCTGGCACAATTAGCAAGATTGCTAAAACAGAAGATGAAGACGGTAACGTTAAATATGTTGTTAGCATCAAAACCGAAGCTGGTGAAGTTGTTGACGATACCGTTCCCGCAGGTCCAGATTTAATAGTCTCTGAAGGAGAAACAGTTGCATCTGGTGATGCTTTAACCAACAACCCCAACGTCGGTGGTTTTGGTCAACAAGATGCAGAGATTGTCTTACAAAACCCCACCAGAGTTGCAGGTATGATTGCCTTTATCTGTTTAGTAATGTTGGCACAAGTGATGCTAGTGCTGAAGAAGAAACAGGTGGAAAAAGTCCAAGCTGCTGAAATGAATTTCTAAATTCTCTGCTAAATAATTTATTTTAGGACAGGCTATCAGCCTGTCTTTTTTTATCGGTATCAAGATCTTTCCTCAACTGGGTTGATCAGATTCAAACGGATTCCACAATCTCAGTTGAGTTATGCAACGAAAATCATTTACATTTCTTGTTATTAAAATCAGCCCATAGACTGAAGCAGTGCGCAGTACTGGCAATAATGGCATCACCTAAACTCATTTTTTCTGTTGTCGCAAAATGACCGCCTGGTTTAAGACATCTTTAGAGATTGGGAGAACTTGAGCAATCTAAATCAACAATGCGATGCCTGCGGCGAGCGTAGCTATCGCTCTCATTCTACATCAATAGAGAGGAAAATTTAGAAAGGAGTCTGTTTCTGGCTTTCCATAGTGTTAAGATGAGGAAAGAGCCAAGATAAGAATCAGGGTTGGGAATAGTTACGGATAGGGACTATCCATGAAGATGTTGATGAAAAATTCGTAACTGACCTCATATCCATAACATTTATGAAATGGACAAAACTAATGCAATGGGCAAAACTAATGAACCAATTCCTAATATAACTAAACCACCAATAGTTAGTAAGAATTACTTGTGAGTAAATTGGGGAATTCAGGGGAAATCTTTGTTGAGGTACCCGGAATATTTTTACAAGTCTAATGACCTGTTCAACAAAAATACCCTTGGTAGAAAACTCTTTACTTCCTACCTTTTGTTCTGAGTTTCCATCGCATAATCCCTATCATGTTTTTCTACCTGTTCAAGGAGACTAGCCAATACTGCTCGGTTAAGGAAGAAGAGGAGGTAAGATCAGGAGAAAAGAGTTCGCGTTTGAGTTACGAGAATTAAGAGCCCCGTTAAAACAGAAAAGCCACACTATGAACAAAGAAGAGTGTCCCCATCAATAAATAATATTTAATTGCTCAAATATAAAGGTAGATATAAAGGTAGAAACGCGAAAATATGATAAGGCTAAATAGCAGTTGTTAAAAACATAAAAGAAGGTTGATTGACAGTGGTACTACCACGATAAAATCATTTTTTACTCAGGAACTTGGAGCGCGTCTTTTTCAGAATCCTAGGATTACTTCTAAATTTAGGAGGTGGTATTTCTAAATATGAAATTTATGGAACTAACCAACTATAAAATAGATGTAAATCTTCAGTAGCAGCTTGTGGAAATTGAGGAACAGCACGTCGAATTAATCGTAAACTACCAGTAAAACTCAAACCTAATGGCGAGATTCCTGCTTCGGAAGCACTTTGGAACATCAAACAACGAATACAAAAATGTCCTAACAACCAACCATAAATTTCTTGGACTACTTCACGAGGACTCTTAGAACGAATCAGAGTTTTACGCCCCAATAGATGCACCTTTAATTCATCCAAAGTATTCTCAGCTTCCCATCTAGTATGATATTCTTGAGCTAAAATCAGTGCTGGGAAAGTCGAAATATCCATCAAATCAGTAGTCAAACGGTATACTTTATCAGAACCATTATCTTCAATCACATATTCAATTACACAAATAGGAATTCTCTTTGCACCTTTCTTTTTAGATTTACCATCAGGTGCAACCCAAGACAAATAAGAACCATTACCCAAAGTTTTGACGAGCTCAAATTTCACATTCGCTGGCACACGACCAAGGATATGACACTTTTGTTTGATTGCGGCATGAACCATTTTAAAAGAATGCAATCCCCTGTCCCACATTAACAACATTCCTTCCCCAACACTGGGAAGGATTTGAATTGCTCTTTTTCTTTCACCAATTCCATAGGGACTTAATAGAGAGAGCATCAACAATTACATGAGTTCCTGCTTCTACTAAAAAAACCAATCTGGCCTTTGGAAAAGCTGGATATGTACCCGGTGGTAAACCAGGATAACCAAATACTTTACCATTGGCTGGAGTATCAGGGATATCAAAAACTGTTCCGTCTACAGCCATCAATCTTAATCCTCCCAAAAAAGTACCTGGTGTTTGTATTGTGGCCAGGGGTTTTACTACCATTTCAAACAAACGAGTCATCACACCAGGACCAATTCTTTAGGACCAATTCCTTGACGTGCTTCACTGATTGATGAAGAAGTTGGTGCAATAAAACGTAGACGATGGGGTATTTGTAAACCACTCAAACCTTGAATCAGATTTTTGAAGACATCAACTATAGAGTCAGTTGAGGAAAAACTCATGGCAATGACTCAAGCTACAACTACGTGAGTGGGTAGTATTCCTTCTCTTCGTTCTTGAGAAGAAGTATTGATAATTGCTCTGTGTATAGTTTGAGCGGGAATGACTTGTTCTAACGCCACAAGCAATTGCGCTTTGGCCACTGATGCTGCAATGACTTCAAAGTTGATTAGTGACATTTGCACCTCTGTTCAGTTTCATTATAGTTTTAAAAAACTATAAAATGAATGGGTATTTGTTCTCGTAAATATTCCGTGAACAAGTTAATTTTTCTCATTCCCCCCGTAAGTCAATGCCTGCAAAAGACTCGGATATTATTTCTAGAGCCGAATTAATACAACAAGCTATTGCGACTTTACAACTATCTATTCAACAAATTCAGGCTTCTAGGTAGCACCTCCTGGATGTTGCGTTTTCTGTTACTAAGCATCGGGTCAGCAGGGTACTTACTGCTATTACAAGTTGTAGGCTAACAA
It encodes the following:
- a CDS encoding CHAT domain-containing protein translates to MSEEPKVEMLVLSAFKTAVGSDEAELVFSGLAVQAGVKTVLGSLWYVSDQGSLALMTKFYDQLNNTYLRSHSIKQAQLAMLKGKGIAVHLLYLSPEKNIPLNQEMTNLGKIELSHPYY
- a CDS encoding cyclic nucleotide-binding domain-containing protein gives rise to the protein MLTSVDRLLFVRRVPIFNELRDDFVVRLASVMNELSYPTNHSIFKQGEEGRSLYIIVSGRVEVHIGDTKLAEVDPGKYFGEMAVFDTQPRSASVTTLEPCDCLELTQEQLYDAIEETPEIAVNIIRELSRIIRRLNENISH
- a CDS encoding cobyrinate a,c-diamide synthase; this translates as MSIIIAGERSGVGKTTVTLTLLASLCHRGVTIQSFKVGPDYIDPMFHQYVTGRPCRNLDTVLTSESYVQECFHYHSLKCEYALVEGVMGLFDGVGQSSVISRQSSNKGDDMTFASTAHIAKLLDIPVVLVIDCSRLSSSVAALAHGYCSLDSRIKIAGLVLNRVGSDRHLSLLKNSLAPLQIPILGVLRRQDSITIPDRHLGLIPTAELPELDSIINRLADLGDTCFDWEQLLPLLKSPYFPTFSPSYLPIYPSCVKIAVARDKAFNFYYQDNLDILEKLGAELIFWSPLKDTELPRDIQGIYFGGGFPEVFASELAANTEILKSVKTAICAGIPTIAECGGLMYLCEEIIDFEDKSWSMVGILPTSAQMDKKLTLGYRRAVALEDSFLFDVGTNVYGHEFHRSHVITDPQRPLFDTYRFDCDENTGFEGWNLPNVNASYIHQHWGKSLEIPQNFLQQCLKYRRE
- a CDS encoding DUF3067 family protein; this translates as MIGQEFRQLLIDKWGYSYDVQLRRTQGKIFLQVMWKYLEQASFPLSESQYQEHLDSITNYLNALGGTIQVQTFITQTKERPRLGKAVSIPLDLGDRSSEWIL
- the petC gene encoding cytochrome b6-f complex iron-sulfur subunit, whose protein sequence is MAQLSESMDVPDMGRRQFMNLLTFGTVTGVALGALYPVIKYFIPPASGGAGGGVTAKDELGKDVSVSQFLESHNVGDRTLVQGLKGDPTYIVVESKEAITDYGINAICTHLGCVVPWNVAENKFKCPCHGSQYDATGKVVRGPAPKSLALAHAKTHSDKIVLTPWTETDFRTGEEPWWS
- the petA gene encoding cytochrome f → MRNACTPARLTRTAKVILNTLVIAIATVTFFFTSDLALPQTASAYPFWAQATYPETPREPTGRIVCANCHLAPKDTQLEVPQSVLPDTVFKAVVKIPYDTNVQQVGADGSKVSLNVGAVLMLPDGFKIAPEDRIPEEMKDELGDIYFQPYSEDKENIVIVGPLPGKEYQEIVFPVLSPNPATDSNIHFGKYSVHVGGNRGRGQVYPTGEKSNNNIYNASAAGTISKIAKTEDEDGNVKYVVSIKTEAGEVVDDTVPAGPDLIVSEGETVASGDALTNNPNVGGFGQQDAEIVLQNPTRVAGMIAFICLVMLAQVMLVLKKKQVEKVQAAEMNF